A DNA window from Nitrospinota bacterium contains the following coding sequences:
- a CDS encoding EscU/YscU/HrcU family type III secretion system export apparatus switch protein gives MKQKREKNSAVSLQYNRDSDSAPKVTAKGQGWLADKIIAMAVEQNIPIKKDRDLVELLGKIDVGQEIPEGLYKIVAELLAWVYHLNQEYPKSRQES, from the coding sequence ATGAAACAAAAAAGAGAAAAGAATTCCGCGGTATCTTTGCAATACAACCGGGACAGTGATAGTGCTCCCAAGGTCACGGCTAAAGGCCAGGGCTGGCTTGCGGATAAAATTATTGCCATGGCAGTGGAACAAAACATACCCATCAAAAAAGACAGGGATCTTGTAGAATTGCTGGGTAAGATTGATGTGGGACAGGAAATTCCCGAGGGACTTTATAAAATCGTTGCTGAACTGCTTGCCTGGGTTTACCATTTAAATCAGGAGTACCCGAAAAGTAGACAAGAGTCATAA
- a CDS encoding M14 family metallocarboxypeptidase, which produces MPPPPNDIEKILSQLRKDFSSRDGFENHTFKTPQKTYSLIKIVLGEGNRLKALISAGIHGDEPGGVETLCSLPESEYAFSNDWELTLLPCLNPYGYEHGIRENHDGKDLNRLFKHVSPPYEVEFAQSVFEKKYDVTIELHEDDMSSGYYLYQQCTNPKDVHLGRKILNAVKSHMPINMDKEIDGCTAEQGIIVQNTDHDSMDWWPMALYAISKGTRVCLTLETATEYQMETRVKAHSAAINTALKYFSENL; this is translated from the coding sequence ATGCCCCCTCCTCCGAATGACATTGAAAAAATACTTTCCCAATTGCGAAAAGATTTTTCTTCGAGAGATGGATTTGAAAACCATACTTTCAAAACACCCCAAAAGACTTATTCATTGATAAAAATTGTTTTGGGAGAAGGGAATCGTTTAAAGGCCCTTATATCAGCCGGAATTCATGGTGATGAGCCCGGTGGTGTTGAGACTCTTTGTTCTCTCCCTGAAAGCGAATATGCTTTTTCTAACGACTGGGAATTAACTCTATTGCCATGTCTAAATCCTTATGGGTACGAACACGGAATAAGAGAAAATCACGATGGTAAAGACCTCAATCGCTTATTCAAGCATGTTTCACCCCCTTATGAAGTTGAATTTGCACAATCCGTCTTTGAAAAAAAATATGATGTGACTATTGAACTGCATGAGGACGATATGAGCTCCGGGTATTATCTCTACCAACAATGTACTAACCCGAAAGACGTTCATTTAGGCAGAAAAATTCTAAATGCTGTAAAAAGTCATATGCCGATAAATATGGACAAAGAAATTGATGGGTGTACCGCCGAGCAAGGAATTATAGTACAGAATACCGACCATGATTCGATGGACTGGTGGCCAATGGCCTTGTATGCAATATCTAAAGGAACTCGAGTATGCCTCACATTAGAAACTGCTACTGAATATCAGATGGAAACACGTGTAAAAGCGCATTCCGCGGCCATAAATACAGCTTTGAAGTATTTTTCAGAAAATTTATGA
- a CDS encoding LysM peptidoglycan-binding domain-containing protein, giving the protein MRDSIRTLIFSLVFLSVTWGFSYASIPHQVHTLSEYHFSTPPGLQNKVEFWKKIYSEYSTKHAVIHDIQDLDIVYEVVYLGEKKLSRRTRERKLERIKRKYRNILRKIAKSKNKSALKGEEKRVYKLVKKDFYKASRRIRAQLGQKDRFREGIERSGLYNKKIKKILRQYNLPEELAVLPHVESSFQIGAYSSAGAAGIWQFTRGTGRLFMRVGYDVDERRDPILATYGAAKLLKKNFETVRSWPLAITAYNHGLQGMKRAKKKYGSNIATILKKYKSRTFGFASKNFYAEFLAALHVVKNKNKYFPNLVLKKPVNMASFTLPDYIGIQTAMNYFDMSRDEIAKTNPSLRRPVLNGEKRIPKGFVFQAPASKVASLTTRYKKIPRKAKYDRQLRSKWYTVRRGDTLSGVALRFGTTVRSLKSFNNIGRRNRIYIGQVLQLPRGKSRRSPTVQLAKLNTRNVSSNLVSYKVRRHDNLYKIAKRFDTDIQHLTRINRFRNPDTLYPGQRIKVPGRNVGETKVKPTRNTVKPRKFKLSVDRSRIASSTQAGSKPVSVKTERAVPAGTLKVAQNTNKSINRNRPAFRPASFSPDENSNSKIGTITVDFDETLSHYAEWSLLSVRELRRINRIGKRGKISVNEKLRVNFAKVRPDKFDEKRQEYHKGIQEDFFNNYEISKLKIRSVEKGETLWEIRNDNYTIPLWLISSYNSDKDINSLSVGEPIVIPVIAPKDKNA; this is encoded by the coding sequence TTGCGAGATTCTATTAGGACCCTCATTTTTTCCCTTGTCTTCTTATCGGTTACCTGGGGTTTTTCTTATGCCAGCATTCCCCATCAGGTTCATACCCTAAGCGAATACCATTTTTCAACTCCTCCTGGCCTTCAGAATAAAGTTGAGTTCTGGAAAAAAATATACTCAGAGTACAGCACTAAACATGCCGTAATCCATGATATTCAGGACCTCGATATTGTCTATGAAGTTGTATATCTCGGTGAAAAGAAATTATCCAGAAGGACCCGTGAGCGTAAACTTGAAAGGATCAAAAGAAAATATAGAAATATTTTACGCAAGATTGCAAAGAGTAAAAATAAATCAGCCTTGAAGGGCGAAGAGAAAAGGGTCTACAAACTGGTTAAAAAAGATTTTTATAAGGCTTCTAGAAGAATTCGTGCCCAACTCGGTCAAAAAGATCGCTTTCGAGAAGGAATTGAGCGCTCTGGCCTCTATAATAAAAAAATCAAAAAAATCCTCAGGCAATACAACCTGCCAGAGGAACTTGCCGTCCTTCCACATGTAGAGTCTTCTTTTCAAATAGGTGCTTATTCAAGCGCTGGTGCAGCTGGTATTTGGCAGTTTACACGTGGAACGGGTCGTTTATTCATGCGTGTTGGCTATGATGTGGATGAAAGAAGAGATCCGATTCTTGCTACTTATGGTGCCGCGAAACTACTGAAAAAGAACTTTGAGACAGTACGTTCATGGCCATTGGCAATTACCGCCTATAATCACGGGCTGCAGGGAATGAAGAGGGCCAAAAAAAAATATGGGAGCAACATTGCTACTATTTTAAAAAAATATAAGAGCCGGACATTTGGTTTTGCTTCGAAAAATTTTTACGCAGAGTTTCTTGCCGCCTTACATGTAGTTAAAAATAAAAACAAATATTTTCCCAATCTTGTCCTGAAAAAACCCGTCAATATGGCTTCCTTTACGTTGCCTGACTATATCGGAATTCAAACTGCCATGAATTACTTTGATATGTCGCGTGATGAAATAGCCAAGACAAATCCTTCTCTTAGAAGACCGGTCTTAAATGGGGAGAAGCGTATTCCTAAAGGCTTTGTATTTCAGGCACCAGCCAGTAAAGTGGCTAGTTTGACGACCCGCTACAAAAAAATACCGAGGAAAGCCAAATATGATCGCCAATTACGATCCAAATGGTACACAGTGAGGAGAGGGGACACCTTATCTGGAGTTGCCTTGCGTTTTGGAACAACAGTACGCTCATTAAAAAGTTTCAACAATATAGGCAGACGTAATCGAATTTATATTGGCCAGGTTCTTCAACTGCCAAGGGGTAAGTCTCGTAGAAGCCCCACTGTTCAGTTGGCCAAGTTGAACACTCGAAATGTTTCATCAAATCTCGTTTCTTATAAAGTTAGAAGGCATGACAACCTTTATAAGATTGCCAAACGATTTGACACTGACATTCAACACCTTACCCGTATTAATCGATTTAGAAATCCTGACACGCTCTACCCAGGCCAGCGTATAAAAGTTCCCGGGCGCAATGTCGGTGAAACAAAAGTCAAGCCAACACGTAACACTGTTAAGCCTCGCAAATTTAAACTATCAGTTGATAGATCGCGGATAGCGAGTTCAACACAAGCTGGAAGTAAGCCGGTATCTGTTAAGACTGAACGAGCCGTTCCTGCGGGCACGCTGAAGGTAGCCCAGAATACTAATAAAAGCATTAACAGAAACCGGCCTGCATTCAGGCCGGCATCATTTTCCCCTGATGAAAACTCTAACTCTAAAATTGGGACAATCACTGTTGATTTTGATGAAACTCTTAGCCATTACGCTGAATGGTCATTACTTTCAGTAAGAGAATTAAGGAGAATTAACAGAATAGGAAAAAGGGGCAAAATATCAGTTAACGAAAAACTGCGTGTTAATTTTGCAAAAGTCCGCCCCGATAAGTTTGACGAAAAGAGACAGGAATACCATAAGGGCATTCAGGAGGACTTTTTCAATAATTACGAGATAAGCAAATTGAAGATAAGAAGTGTTGAAAAAGGTGAAACCCTATGGGAAATCCGTAATGACAATTACACCATTCCACTTTGGTTAATCAGCAGTTACAATTCTGATAAAGATATCAACTCGCTTTCGGTAGGAGAACCTATCGTCATTCCCGTCATAGCTCCAAAAGATAAAAACGCCTGA